In the Clostridium cellulovorans 743B genome, CGGATGCAATTAACTGGTCCTTTAACTGATCAATTTTTTCATTTAACTGCATATACTTTCCTCCTTATAGATCAATAAACTTGATTATTTTATTCTTTTGTATGTATTTGATTTCAACGAACTGTAAAAAGTTGTGAAATAAATCATTATTATAGAAATAGTAACAATCCTAATGATTTATGTCAATATAAATTAAATATAAAAAAGCGAATCCAAGGGACTCATCATCCAATGGATTCACTTTTTTTCTATTTCTAAAGCTACTTAATTTTGCTTTCGTAATCTGCTACCATTCTTTTTACCATTTCTCCGCCTACGCTACCACATTCTTTTGAAGTTAGGTCACCATTATAGTCTGTAAAAGGAACTCCTAACTCATTCGCAACTTCTTCCTTAAATCTAGCTAATCCTTCTTTTGCTTCTGGAATTAATTTTTGTGTTGTCATGCGTAATTCCTCCCTTTTTGTAACTAATTTAGTTACCCAAATTATTTGTAGATCGTTTTATCGACCTTACACTATCATTTTGCCCTGCATAGCAAATAATACTCTATAATGTTGATGGGCAATTTGTAAATAAGTTTCAAATTTTTATTAATAACTAACTATGGTTATTAATTTTTTCTAGACTTTACTATTGTGGCAAAACCACTAAAAGTTTCTTCACAGAGTTCTATTATAAAACCAGTAGCTTTTAACAATTCAATATAATATTCTTTGCTCTCAGGGTACAGTTTTACTTTTCTACGCCCATAGTCAAGCCAATTATCGTCTTTACTAATTGATAGTATAAAATATCCTTCTTTCTTAAGAGAAGAATAAATATTTTTTAGTGCCAGAGCTTTATCCTCTATATGTAAAAAAGTTAATACGCTATATATGATATCAAATTGATTCGGTCTAATGAATGTAAGTATATTTTGCTCAATCAACTGAACATTATTATATTTTGATAAGTTTTCTTTTGCTTTTTTTATCGTTTTGGGCGATATATCAATTCCTACAAATTCCTTACATCCTTTATTCAATACTTGAACTGCAACTCTGCCAGTACCAATACCAACTTCCAGTACATTTTTATCTTTATTCAAATCTAAGGAATTAAAGAATAATGGTCCATCCCAATTACTCATATATTCCTTTAGTTTTTCATGGTCATGAACAGGATCATCACCTTCATCAATTAAAAATTCATAATGTGCATATGCATCAACTTCATTTATCATAGCCATAATCTCCTACCTTTGACCTAATTTTAAATTTGGTACTGCATTTAAGGTTATTTCACTGGTTCTTCCATTTATATATTCAAAATAAGCAGCACTACCGATCATAGCTGCGTTATCTGTGCAAAGCTTTAAAGATGGGAATAAAACCTTTATTCCTCGTTTTCCGCATTCTTTTTCCATAGTAGCTCTTAAACATGAATTTGAAGCAACACCACCAGCAATTGCAATTTTATCTACCTTTTTCTTTTTGCATGCCTTAAGAACATTTTCAACTAAAACTTCAACAACAGCCTTTTGAAAGGATGCTGCTACATCTTCAACGATGATTTCTTCATTTTTCATATTGGCATTATTAATATAATTTAAAACTGCTGATTTAACACCACTAAAAGAAAAATCTATAGAATTATCATGGAAGTTTGCCTTAGGAAATTTAATAGCATCATCATTTCCATTCTTTGAAACCTTATCAATCTTTGGTCCACCTGGGTATCCAAGACCGATAGATCTTGCTACCTTATCAAAAGCTTCTCCTGCTGCATCATCACGAGTTTGACCTAGAATCTCAAATTTTCCGAAGTCCTCCATATAAACAATGTATGTATGACCGCCAGAAACCACCAAAGTTATAAACGGAGGCTCTAATTCTTTATGATCTATAAAATTGGCACTAATATGTCCTTCTATATGATTTACTCCGATCAATGGAACATCTATAGCATAAGCAAGAGCCTTTGCATATTGAACTCCTACTAGTAACGCCCCTACTAGTCCTGGACCATAAGTTACTGCAACTGCATCTATATCTTCTAAAGTCAAATTCGCTTCATTTAAAGCTTCTTCTACCACTGGGACTATAACCTCAATATGCTTTCTAGATGCTACTTCTGGTACAACTCCACCAAACTTTGTATGTATATCAATTTGTGATGCTATTATATTTGATAATACCTCTCTGCCATTTACAACAACTGCTGCAGAGGTTTCATCACAACTGGATTCTATAGCTAAAATTTTTATATCCTTTTTTTCCATAACACTTAACCTCTCATTTGTCCTATATTTAAGCTAATATCTAATTAGTTATACTAGATAAATAAACTTATATATTTTACTCATACCTTATAGCCTATACTAAAAAATAATTAAGTTCAATAATTTTTTAAGGATTCCATAAATAATACTTTTATCTTTTGCGCATACTAGATATTATACCTGTAAATATTTTAAGTATATCTAAATTTAAAACTTTTTATCAAGTTAAGATTTAAGTTAAAAACCCTATATGCTATAATAAATACGAACATTAGTTTTATGAAAGGAATTATACATATGATAGCTAACACCTATGCTAAGGTTATAGTTAAAGGCTCTCCTATTTCGAAATCAAATTTTAAGCTTTTCAACGTAAATGGACAAGCGATTCTCCCTGTTAACTCAGGTAAATATCATGATCGTTATGCTATTTACGAAGAAGAAATAGCCTTAGAAGCAAGAATA is a window encoding:
- a CDS encoding class I SAM-dependent DNA methyltransferase, producing the protein MINEVDAYAHYEFLIDEGDDPVHDHEKLKEYMSNWDGPLFFNSLDLNKDKNVLEVGIGTGRVAVQVLNKGCKEFVGIDISPKTIKKAKENLSKYNNVQLIEQNILTFIRPNQFDIIYSVLTFLHIEDKALALKNIYSSLKKEGYFILSISKDDNWLDYGRRKVKLYPESKEYYIELLKATGFIIELCEETFSGFATIVKSRKN
- a CDS encoding alpha/beta-type small acid-soluble spore protein is translated as MTTQKLIPEAKEGLARFKEEVANELGVPFTDYNGDLTSKECGSVGGEMVKRMVADYESKIK
- the tsaD gene encoding tRNA (adenosine(37)-N6)-threonylcarbamoyltransferase complex transferase subunit TsaD codes for the protein MEKKDIKILAIESSCDETSAAVVVNGREVLSNIIASQIDIHTKFGGVVPEVASRKHIEVIVPVVEEALNEANLTLEDIDAVAVTYGPGLVGALLVGVQYAKALAYAIDVPLIGVNHIEGHISANFIDHKELEPPFITLVVSGGHTYIVYMEDFGKFEILGQTRDDAAGEAFDKVARSIGLGYPGGPKIDKVSKNGNDDAIKFPKANFHDNSIDFSFSGVKSAVLNYINNANMKNEEIIVEDVAASFQKAVVEVLVENVLKACKKKKVDKIAIAGGVASNSCLRATMEKECGKRGIKVLFPSLKLCTDNAAMIGSAAYFEYINGRTSEITLNAVPNLKLGQR